The following are encoded together in the Roseivirga misakiensis genome:
- a CDS encoding efflux RND transporter permease subunit produces the protein MVRFLINRPIAVFLSFIGILFFSVLAIQNLPISLLPSIEVPSVVIKVDYPNNSAQVVENSILDQIRTELNSLNNLKSIESTASSETGLIKLEFNYGTRMDLAYIEINEKVDRLQESIPRDIDRPRIIRINTSDIPIVRLQVIPKDADNFIGLSELADRVLKKRLEQIEGVSIVDINGAREQYISIQPNKEQLAALKIPESQIESVLNSANQSLGKLSIKDGQYRYFVRMANRLDDINEIKKLPLATPSGEVISLNQIATVQFETEKVLSYHLFGRDEGLVITVHKQNSAKMTELVPLVYEAIERFKIDYPDADFDLTQDQSTLLNAGIDNLTTSLIYGGVFAFLVLFLFMGNFKMPIIMGITLPVSLLISFILFRAVGLSINIISLSGLALGLGMLIDNAIIVIDNITRKRKDGLDIFEACIQGVNEVMAPLISSVLTTLAVFVPLVFLNGLTGSLFYDQAVSVAIILGTSLLVAFILLPLLYRVFFQKSKRKIKEDSFFFLLILKGYKAIFNAIWKFKGLSFLILLLLIPLAYFGIASFEKSGLPDIEKTESLISINWNEPIDAEANKVRVKELLTDLPVSAITETDIGISQFLLALEDGRVENAELYLKFESKEEKFETENWFSDYFKARHPNASLKIEDAPNAFDQIFESDNRYFISKWKNLGRNELLDENSLSKLLADISAYTNAPTQNGKGFLFEESLQAVIDSKALAFYGITESSFKNALSKSLDGFLVTEIRRFGEVTPIKINRSQGDLRSKLANATVQGRDGQEYQLTNFVNLEFVNIEKNITADRTGPYQSIEWEAISDEDVLELTKSLPKVGAKYGLNVDFSGSYFESKENLKQLIFILVISVSLLYFILAAQFESLIQPLIVIFTLPLGILGALVVLKLAGITLNVMSAIGIIVMLGIMVNDAILKIDTINRFKAEITSKDKSERKNMIAEAIAKTGQIRLKPILMTSITTILALLPVVFSAGIGADLQRPLVFSVIGGLTIGTFTALYFVPLAYWFVTKKK, from the coding sequence ATGGTAAGGTTTCTTATAAATCGACCTATTGCGGTTTTTCTATCCTTCATAGGTATACTTTTCTTTAGTGTACTTGCTATTCAGAATTTACCCATCTCTCTACTACCAAGTATTGAAGTGCCATCGGTAGTCATCAAAGTAGACTACCCGAATAATTCAGCTCAAGTAGTTGAAAATAGTATTCTAGACCAGATCAGGACTGAGCTAAATTCACTAAATAACTTAAAGTCGATAGAAAGTACAGCGAGTAGTGAAACTGGCCTGATCAAGCTAGAATTCAATTACGGTACTAGAATGGACTTAGCCTATATTGAAATCAACGAGAAAGTAGATCGGCTTCAAGAATCTATTCCTAGAGATATCGATCGGCCAAGAATAATTAGAATCAATACTTCTGATATTCCAATCGTTCGACTCCAAGTTATCCCAAAAGATGCCGATAACTTTATTGGGCTTTCAGAATTAGCCGATAGGGTACTAAAAAAGAGGTTAGAACAAATCGAAGGAGTTTCCATTGTAGACATCAATGGAGCCCGCGAACAATACATCTCCATCCAGCCTAATAAAGAGCAATTAGCCGCCCTTAAAATTCCAGAGTCACAGATTGAATCTGTTCTCAACAGTGCCAATCAGTCGCTAGGTAAGCTGTCTATAAAAGACGGCCAGTACCGATACTTTGTGAGAATGGCTAATCGGCTCGATGACATTAATGAAATCAAAAAGCTTCCACTTGCTACTCCTTCAGGTGAAGTGATCAGTTTAAATCAAATTGCAACTGTTCAATTCGAAACTGAAAAAGTATTAAGCTATCATTTATTTGGACGAGATGAGGGTTTAGTTATAACAGTACACAAGCAAAACAGCGCCAAAATGACTGAGCTTGTGCCTCTTGTTTATGAGGCCATCGAAAGGTTCAAAATAGATTACCCTGATGCCGATTTTGACTTAACACAAGATCAATCGACCCTCCTGAACGCTGGCATAGACAACTTGACTACAAGTTTAATATACGGTGGTGTCTTTGCATTTCTTGTGCTTTTCTTATTCATGGGAAATTTCAAAATGCCTATCATTATGGGTATTACCCTACCCGTTTCTCTCTTAATAAGCTTCATACTGTTCAGAGCTGTAGGGCTATCAATCAATATTATTTCACTAAGTGGTTTGGCGCTAGGGCTAGGTATGCTCATAGACAATGCCATCATTGTGATTGATAACATTACTAGAAAAAGAAAAGATGGGTTAGATATTTTTGAAGCCTGCATTCAAGGAGTCAATGAAGTAATGGCTCCACTGATAAGCTCCGTACTCACCACTCTAGCCGTTTTTGTACCACTTGTCTTTTTAAATGGGTTAACTGGCTCTCTTTTCTATGATCAAGCAGTTTCTGTTGCGATCATTCTTGGTACTTCATTATTGGTTGCCTTCATACTATTACCATTGCTTTACCGGGTTTTCTTCCAAAAATCAAAGCGGAAAATTAAGGAGGATAGTTTCTTCTTTCTTTTAATTCTAAAAGGATATAAAGCAATATTTAACGCGATTTGGAAGTTTAAAGGATTGAGCTTTCTGATTCTTCTCTTACTAATCCCTTTGGCCTATTTTGGCATAGCTAGTTTTGAAAAAAGTGGACTACCCGACATAGAAAAGACCGAAAGTTTGATCTCGATTAATTGGAACGAACCGATAGATGCAGAAGCCAATAAGGTGAGAGTAAAAGAACTCTTAACGGATCTACCTGTTAGCGCCATCACGGAAACTGATATTGGGATTAGTCAGTTTTTACTCGCCCTAGAAGATGGAAGAGTTGAAAATGCAGAGTTGTATCTGAAATTCGAATCCAAAGAAGAAAAGTTTGAAACAGAAAACTGGTTCTCTGACTATTTTAAAGCGAGGCACCCAAATGCTTCTTTAAAAATCGAAGACGCGCCAAATGCTTTTGATCAAATTTTTGAAAGTGATAATCGCTATTTCATTTCCAAATGGAAGAATTTAGGACGTAATGAATTACTTGATGAAAATAGCCTTAGTAAACTTTTAGCCGATATTTCTGCCTATACCAATGCTCCAACTCAAAATGGTAAGGGATTTCTGTTCGAAGAATCGCTTCAGGCTGTTATTGATAGTAAAGCGTTGGCCTTTTACGGCATTACAGAAAGTTCTTTCAAAAATGCCTTATCGAAATCATTAGATGGATTCTTAGTGACGGAAATAAGAAGATTTGGAGAGGTCACCCCTATTAAAATTAATCGCTCTCAAGGAGACTTAAGGTCTAAGCTTGCCAATGCAACTGTTCAAGGCAGGGATGGGCAGGAATATCAATTGACAAATTTCGTGAACCTCGAATTCGTTAACATAGAAAAAAATATAACAGCCGATAGAACAGGCCCTTACCAGTCGATAGAGTGGGAAGCTATATCAGATGAAGATGTCTTGGAACTAACGAAGTCTCTGCCAAAAGTAGGTGCTAAATACGGACTAAACGTTGATTTTAGTGGTAGCTATTTTGAAAGTAAAGAGAACCTGAAACAGCTCATTTTTATTTTAGTAATATCTGTTTCACTGCTTTACTTTATTCTGGCCGCCCAATTTGAGTCTTTGATTCAACCGCTAATTGTAATCTTCACTCTACCACTTGGTATTTTGGGCGCCTTGGTCGTTTTAAAACTTGCTGGGATTACCTTGAACGTAATGTCTGCAATAGGGATCATTGTGATGTTAGGAATCATGGTGAACGATGCTATTCTGAAGATCGATACGATTAATAGATTCAAAGCAGAAATTACATCTAAAGATAAAAGTGAAAGGAAAAACATGATTGCGGAAGCGATTGCAAAAACTGGTCAAATACGACTTAAACCTATCTTGATGACTTCCATTACCACAATATTAGCCCTTCTACCAGTTGTATTTTCTGCCGGTATTGGTGCTGATTTGCAAAGGCCTTTGGTATTTTCTGTGATTGGCGGCCTAACAATAGGAACTTTTACCGCACTGTACTTTGTACCGTTAGCTTACTGGTTTGTGACTAAGAAGAAATAG
- a CDS encoding 6-bladed beta-propeller → MLKKIITPLLILCWITSCEDGANIGIEEVENGSMLISIDAGWFEPPKDFLGQYDVQYIPLETNSQALIGTIDELKVVDDLVFVLDKNVSKALFIYRSDGSFINKIAASGQGPEELNRINDFTINREEKEILISDLGKRRLYVFNFEGDLLRVERNDLWYTSLEWISNDLFLYYLSHYSVDENDGDVGPLVVLGDVDGRASKEYFKIDSRQANMTIVERFHLSHNGQEVLFTKKFDENIYSLNKNNELVSVAKVDFGRLGIEKDYREIKVNNYRIFENKKPFAQLRNAYSTASSYALGYTNPVKMNGLRIHMQAIIPKNKSDGFLYLPTNKPDSKGVMLPSIIASDDKYFYGFYDADEFLAANDENGEVIMKEYPFQNVNETDNPILVKIKVKDEK, encoded by the coding sequence ATGTTAAAAAAAATAATTACACCCCTCTTAATTTTATGTTGGATTACTTCTTGCGAAGATGGTGCGAATATTGGAATTGAAGAAGTTGAAAATGGTTCAATGCTAATATCTATAGATGCAGGTTGGTTTGAACCTCCTAAGGATTTTCTAGGTCAATATGATGTTCAATACATTCCGTTAGAAACAAATAGTCAAGCTTTAATAGGAACTATTGATGAACTGAAAGTGGTTGATGATTTGGTTTTTGTATTGGATAAAAATGTCTCTAAAGCATTATTCATTTATCGGAGTGATGGAAGTTTTATAAATAAAATAGCTGCCAGCGGACAAGGTCCTGAGGAATTGAATAGAATCAACGACTTCACTATCAATCGAGAAGAGAAAGAGATTTTAATAAGTGATTTAGGTAAGCGTAGGCTATATGTATTTAATTTTGAAGGCGATTTACTCAGAGTGGAACGAAATGACCTTTGGTATACGTCTCTTGAATGGATTAGTAATGATTTGTTCTTATATTATTTGAGTCACTACAGTGTAGATGAAAATGATGGAGATGTTGGTCCTTTGGTAGTTTTAGGTGATGTTGATGGAAGGGCCTCGAAAGAGTATTTCAAAATCGATAGTCGACAAGCGAATATGACAATTGTCGAGAGGTTTCATTTGTCACACAATGGGCAAGAGGTTCTTTTCACAAAAAAGTTTGACGAGAATATTTATTCATTGAACAAGAACAATGAATTGGTTTCAGTTGCCAAAGTTGATTTTGGACGTTTAGGAATCGAGAAAGACTATAGAGAAATAAAAGTCAATAATTACCGCATTTTTGAGAATAAAAAACCATTCGCACAACTCAGAAATGCCTACTCAACTGCTTCAAGCTATGCTTTAGGTTATACAAATCCTGTAAAAATGAATGGATTAAGGATTCATATGCAGGCTATAATTCCAAAAAACAAGAGCGATGGATTTCTTTATCTACCCACAAATAAACCAGATTCAAAAGGGGTAATGCTACCTTCGATCATAGCATCGGATGATAAATACTTTTATGGGTTTTATGATGCTGATGAATTTCTTGCGGCAAATGATGAGAATGGAGAGGTAATTATGAAAGAATATCCTTTTCAAAATGTAAATGAGACAGATAATCCGATTCTAGTTAAGATAAAAGTTAAAGATGAAAAATAG
- a CDS encoding DUF4221 family protein has product MASCSDPGFVYSEFASLDSLEIEMPKDYLQFTSWSNYVDQDRNILVEYGLNSKSDLVIHQIDFISGKYRDPIIIEREGPEGHNSTDVSVFFKSNDSIYLFPAARQHFYLFGGDGRKIDRYPYNSSDYSRYYRAGYYSNAILNEGELIIPVVNDIRYDDPLYFSKTVPIKYYDFEQSRFDRQISYPNYVFGNLVPSSYTGPTVSKYDRSSFLINYRFSDSLYIWNFESEEMTSLYCGSEYFGSPKLLQSYPDQAKELEYKILEVDFEQSFRNDDKLYRIVAHLSDQKFREVPVFEIIDRGYRVMSLIELDLNTQELSYYKLPIAKYFVFDGSFLYAGGVSIREEGDLTFRRFYRYSLN; this is encoded by the coding sequence ATGGCTTCTTGTAGCGATCCTGGCTTCGTATATTCGGAATTTGCAAGCCTGGATAGTCTAGAAATCGAAATGCCTAAAGATTATCTCCAATTTACAAGTTGGTCGAATTATGTTGATCAGGATAGAAATATTCTTGTGGAATATGGCTTAAATAGTAAGTCAGACTTGGTTATTCACCAAATTGATTTCATTAGTGGTAAGTATCGAGATCCAATTATTATAGAACGAGAAGGGCCCGAGGGTCATAATTCAACAGATGTCTCTGTATTTTTTAAATCCAACGATTCGATTTATCTATTTCCTGCCGCTAGACAACATTTTTATTTATTTGGAGGTGATGGAAGGAAAATAGATCGTTACCCTTACAATTCAAGTGATTACTCAAGGTATTATAGGGCTGGATACTATTCAAATGCAATTTTAAATGAAGGTGAACTAATTATCCCAGTCGTAAACGATATTCGATACGATGATCCACTGTACTTTTCCAAAACCGTTCCAATCAAATATTATGATTTTGAACAATCTAGATTTGATAGACAAATTAGTTATCCGAATTATGTATTCGGTAACCTTGTACCATCGAGCTATACCGGCCCAACTGTATCTAAATATGACAGAAGTTCATTTTTGATCAATTATCGCTTCTCTGATTCACTGTATATTTGGAATTTCGAATCTGAAGAAATGACGTCTTTGTATTGTGGGTCAGAATACTTTGGAAGTCCAAAACTTCTACAAAGTTACCCCGATCAGGCTAAGGAGTTAGAGTATAAAATACTTGAAGTAGACTTCGAGCAGTCCTTTCGGAATGATGATAAATTATATCGCATAGTTGCACATCTTTCGGACCAAAAATTTAGAGAAGTACCAGTTTTTGAGATAATAGATCGAGGTTACAGAGTAATGTCATTGATTGAATTAGACTTGAATACTCAAGAATTATCCTATTATAAGTTACCAATTGCCAAATACTTCGTTTTTGACGGTAGTTTTCTGTACGCCGGAGGAGTTTCGATTAGAGAAGAAGGTGATTTAACTTTCAGGAGATTCTACAGATATTCTCTCAATTAG
- a CDS encoding NHL repeat-containing protein — protein MRFISRFSVLVILFFFSVTSFSQEPEDIVAKRTKSIDTYGEKGFVVNVTDIKVLDNQWVIVDDKAGKIAIGDIDLNDIRTFGELGQGPDEFGRPYMLLHDRYEKELYIYDNNNFRVWPIDIKEAKLKKGFSFEYMLIYQTVAIDKSKMFFTSISDPSVDVLSYNLSKRESAESISLDESTVPSPMGRFILSGDNQFIVISAFDGLVIDTYDKNWSLIDRKDLKDLSMVKKRLSTNNATGLSINGNGKNQIRKTSGKLTISSVRLIDNELFLMIYSRDKDQKSRANILLKYTNENETWRPSGKILLPEKSSYATFELQPEGNKLIAFDRENGTIDLFEIK, from the coding sequence ATGAGGTTCATTAGTAGATTCAGTGTACTAGTTATTCTATTTTTTTTCAGTGTTACTTCATTCTCACAAGAGCCCGAAGATATTGTAGCCAAAAGAACTAAGAGTATTGATACTTATGGTGAAAAAGGGTTTGTTGTAAATGTCACTGATATCAAAGTTCTTGATAATCAATGGGTGATAGTTGATGATAAAGCAGGTAAGATTGCTATTGGCGATATAGACCTAAATGATATACGAACTTTTGGTGAATTGGGACAAGGACCTGATGAGTTTGGTCGGCCTTATATGCTTCTACATGATAGATATGAAAAAGAACTATACATCTATGACAACAACAACTTTAGAGTATGGCCTATTGATATCAAAGAGGCCAAGTTAAAAAAAGGATTCTCTTTTGAGTATATGCTGATATACCAGACAGTGGCCATTGATAAATCAAAGATGTTCTTTACAAGTATCTCTGACCCAAGTGTTGATGTTTTAAGTTATAATTTAAGTAAAAGAGAAAGCGCTGAGAGCATTTCTTTGGATGAATCAACTGTTCCTTCGCCTATGGGGCGTTTTATACTTTCAGGCGACAATCAATTCATTGTTATTTCTGCTTTCGATGGCCTAGTAATTGATACCTACGATAAGAATTGGAGTTTAATCGACCGTAAAGATTTAAAGGATTTGTCGATGGTTAAAAAGAGGTTGAGCACGAATAACGCTACTGGGCTTTCTATTAATGGTAACGGAAAGAACCAGATTAGAAAGACGTCAGGTAAATTGACCATTAGTAGTGTTAGATTGATTGATAATGAGTTGTTTCTAATGATCTATTCACGCGATAAGGATCAAAAGAGTAGAGCTAATATTTTATTGAAATACACTAATGAGAATGAGACTTGGCGTCCATCAGGAAAAATTCTTTTACCAGAAAAAAGCTCTTATGCAACTTTTGAATTGCAACCAGAAGGTAATAAACTGATTGCTTTCGATCGTGAAAACGGAACGATTGATCTTTTCGAGATTAAATAA
- the htpG gene encoding molecular chaperone HtpG yields MQEKGKISIHTENIFPIIKKFLYSDHEIFLRELVSNSVDATQKIKRLAALGEYTGDIGDPRVEVSVNKKKKTITIEDGGIGMTAEEIKKYINQIAFSGATEFMEKFKDAGDAKEIIGKFGLGFYSAFMVAGKVEIDSLSYQEGAEPAKWICDGSTEFEIKAGKRKQRGTTITLHINEDSEEFLEDSRIQNILDKYAKFLPVEVQFGQKDQSVEDGEDKEGKKKWKTVKVDNIINNTAPIWTKSPSDLTDEDYLSFYKELYPMTEDPLFWIHLNVDFPFELTGILYFPKVKNDFEMQRNKIQLYSRQVFITDEVKDVVPEFLMLLHGIIDSPDIPLNVSRSYLQSDGNVKKINSYITKKVADKLGDLFKKERESYESKWDDIGLFVKYGMLSEEKFYDKAKDFGLVKNTEGKFFTLDEYAKHIETNQTDKDGNKIWLYSSEPAKQDSFIATAKDKGYDVLVFDTPIDSHFINHMETKLEKTQIKRVDADNVDKLIDKDEKRELILSEEEKTSLQGVFEKSIGNPTYKVSVEPLSPTDAPVTVTMPEFMRRMKEMQATGGGGGFNMFGSMPDSYDVSVNGNHALAEKIIKAKTDKTKEKVAKQAFDLALLSQGLLDGKDLTDFIKRSTEILSK; encoded by the coding sequence ATGCAGGAAAAAGGTAAAATTTCGATCCACACCGAGAATATCTTCCCGATTATTAAGAAGTTTCTCTATTCAGATCATGAAATCTTTTTAAGGGAGTTAGTTTCTAACTCGGTAGATGCAACACAGAAAATAAAAAGACTGGCTGCTTTGGGCGAATACACAGGCGACATTGGTGACCCACGTGTAGAAGTCTCTGTCAATAAAAAGAAGAAAACCATCACTATCGAAGACGGTGGTATTGGCATGACAGCTGAAGAAATCAAAAAATATATCAACCAAATTGCGTTTTCAGGTGCTACTGAATTCATGGAGAAATTCAAGGATGCAGGAGACGCAAAGGAAATCATCGGTAAGTTTGGACTTGGGTTCTACTCTGCTTTTATGGTAGCAGGGAAAGTAGAAATTGACAGTTTGTCTTATCAAGAAGGCGCTGAACCTGCCAAGTGGATTTGCGATGGCAGTACTGAATTTGAAATTAAAGCGGGCAAAAGAAAACAACGCGGTACTACCATCACACTTCATATAAACGAAGACTCTGAAGAATTTCTTGAAGACAGCAGAATTCAAAACATCTTAGATAAATACGCGAAGTTTTTACCTGTAGAGGTTCAGTTTGGCCAAAAAGATCAGTCCGTGGAAGACGGTGAGGATAAAGAGGGCAAAAAGAAATGGAAAACTGTTAAGGTTGATAACATCATCAATAATACGGCGCCAATTTGGACAAAGTCTCCTTCTGATCTAACAGATGAGGATTACTTAAGCTTCTATAAGGAGCTTTACCCGATGACTGAAGATCCACTTTTCTGGATTCATTTAAATGTTGACTTCCCGTTTGAATTAACCGGTATTTTGTACTTCCCTAAAGTCAAAAATGACTTTGAGATGCAACGAAATAAGATTCAGCTTTATTCACGTCAGGTCTTTATTACTGATGAGGTGAAAGACGTTGTCCCTGAATTTTTAATGTTACTACATGGTATTATTGATTCTCCTGATATCCCATTAAATGTTTCTAGAAGCTATTTGCAATCAGATGGAAATGTTAAGAAGATCAACTCTTACATCACGAAAAAGGTAGCGGACAAGCTCGGCGATCTTTTCAAGAAAGAGCGTGAATCTTACGAAAGCAAGTGGGACGATATCGGTTTGTTCGTGAAGTACGGCATGCTTTCAGAAGAAAAGTTCTATGACAAAGCAAAGGATTTTGGACTAGTCAAAAACACTGAGGGCAAATTCTTTACGCTAGACGAATACGCCAAGCATATTGAAACCAATCAAACAGATAAAGACGGAAATAAAATCTGGCTTTACTCATCAGAACCAGCCAAGCAAGATAGCTTTATCGCTACCGCAAAGGACAAAGGTTATGACGTATTAGTTTTCGATACACCGATCGATAGTCACTTCATCAATCATATGGAAACTAAGTTGGAGAAAACACAAATCAAGCGTGTGGATGCCGATAACGTGGATAAACTGATTGATAAAGATGAAAAACGTGAACTGATACTTTCAGAAGAAGAAAAGACAAGTCTGCAAGGCGTTTTCGAAAAATCAATAGGCAATCCGACATATAAGGTTTCAGTTGAGCCTTTATCTCCTACTGACGCTCCAGTAACGGTAACCATGCCTGAGTTTATGAGGAGAATGAAGGAAATGCAAGCTACTGGCGGTGGCGGCGGGTTCAACATGTTTGGATCGATGCCTGATAGCTACGATGTTTCGGTAAACGGAAATCACGCACTTGCTGAAAAGATTATTAAAGCAAAAACCGACAAGACTAAAGAGAAAGTTGCTAAGCAGGCATTTGACCTTGCTTTGCTGTCTCAAGGACTACTTGACGGTAAAGACTTGACTGATTTCATCAAAAGGAGTACAGAAATTTTGAGCAAATAA
- a CDS encoding TlpA family protein disulfide reductase yields the protein MKKLFTATILFISTLSFAQQDVVNLTIKKEGFGKKNKFTIYLDDERLTPDSEGKIIYEGSREIDKVIRGRVIMPNGRYGDFWLEPGDMDVTIKKSGFPKTMEVIGSETDALYKYFKYTKDITQVEKRILEDPEHVASLNYLAGYYKRHSNEFLSKLIDGYSEETQQKLSWITAYVKTSDMKKVAKGTQLYHFTAKTQSGETINTKDFAGKYLLLDFASTGCGPCWQGYPEMIKTVSKYEDLQVLTFNEDNQKETWNKFAKARNLDIKWPVLWDSEEKFEIFEMYEIEGWPSFFLISPEGKVLEEWFGAGKTKLKNALKKHLD from the coding sequence ATGAAAAAGTTATTTACCGCCACAATACTATTTATATCCACACTAAGCTTTGCCCAACAAGATGTTGTTAACCTGACTATCAAAAAAGAAGGTTTTGGCAAGAAAAATAAGTTTACAATTTATCTGGACGACGAGCGATTAACACCAGATAGCGAAGGAAAAATCATTTATGAAGGAAGTCGTGAAATAGATAAGGTTATCAGAGGCAGAGTCATTATGCCCAACGGCAGATATGGCGACTTCTGGCTTGAACCAGGAGACATGGATGTAACCATTAAGAAAAGTGGATTCCCCAAGACCATGGAGGTTATTGGCTCAGAGACCGACGCACTCTATAAATATTTTAAATACACTAAAGATATCACTCAAGTAGAGAAGAGGATTTTAGAGGACCCTGAACACGTTGCCTCACTCAATTACTTGGCAGGATACTATAAACGACACAGTAACGAATTCTTATCCAAACTAATCGATGGCTATTCAGAAGAAACACAGCAAAAGCTTTCGTGGATAACTGCTTATGTGAAAACAAGTGATATGAAAAAAGTAGCTAAAGGAACGCAACTCTATCACTTTACAGCCAAGACACAATCAGGAGAAACAATAAATACCAAGGATTTTGCTGGTAAGTATTTGCTGCTGGACTTTGCAAGCACAGGTTGTGGACCATGTTGGCAAGGTTATCCAGAGATGATAAAAACGGTCAGTAAATACGAAGATTTACAAGTTTTGACTTTCAATGAAGATAATCAGAAGGAGACTTGGAACAAGTTTGCTAAAGCTCGAAACCTTGATATTAAATGGCCTGTACTATGGGACTCTGAAGAGAAATTCGAGATATTCGAAATGTATGAAATTGAGGGATGGCCCTCTTTCTTTCTAATCTCGCCTGAAGGAAAAGTTTTAGAGGAATGGTTTGGTGCAGGCAAAACTAAGTTGAAGAATGCTCTGAAAAAACATTTAGACTAG